cgtgcgcgtgtgtatttggtgttacatgcatagctcaatgcatgaaacatgaaagagaggccacgcagattttataataataaaagtagatttattaaattaaattaaattaaagattattttaaagaaagaataaagaataataaagtgttgtgcaattcagtattgggaaaagtaactaaaaatgtcatgcaaagtcagtctaggtgtgtgacaaaacaacaacggagaacaaaaatccaacaacaccggagaaccaaaatccaacaaatgaagaccaaggcagcctcaactgctggctggtcagggcttttataacccagccaggacagacctgtcaccaatcacctgctgtagagacagagagattgagaaaagcagagagagattgagaaaagcagggagagagaacaggcttaccattaacacagggcggggcctaaacccgccagggtcgtaacagtgaaaacatgggagaattaggcctacctgtcagtgtgatatctgggcgtggtgaagtccacacagcctgtctattcgtggcgaaatggtagacagagacagtctcatgtcattctctggatcaagcctagccctgtacttattctttaagtacgccagtgtagaaaaaccactctcacacaggtatgtggttggaaagggcaaaagacacctcattgcttttgcagcaagctgtggaaattctgtctggcaacttatccagaatttaacaaggggctgtgtgtcgtacatatgcctcctgacagagtctgtggacatctcaatcagcttatcctcttccacagccgtcagacttgaccctactgatgcatcgtcactgaatgggagcaggatccacttgctgtcacggcgccactcttccgaatcagtgaagtactttgcgaattgacgcacaagcttcctcaaatgctcacatatagtgtcgttgatgtcagtgctgtcagggtattcctcaactgaaggaaacatcgccaagttattgctctccactcgttcgatccactttgacatttttttcacaaatgcgtcgagcttctcgtagagctgcatgacgtttgcatctctcccttgcatggagctgttcaacttgttcagctctgcaaaaacatctgtgaggtacgccagcttagttaaccagtaactatcgttgaaattggaagccagatcagaatgcttctcgcacaagaactcgtagatagctccgcgtagttcaaacacacgggcgagcacagcgccgcgagacagccaacgcacctctgaatgataaaggagagagctgtgttcacttcccaagtcatggcatagggatgaaaacaggcgtgtattcaatgcgtttcgttttatgaagttgaccgtcttgacaacgacatcaaacacaccactgagctcaacactgagatctttggaggcgagagcctctctatgaatcaggcagtgtgtccaaattacccccggagccaccctccttacatgcgcaaacagtccagtcttgctgccactcatggctcgggccccatcgctgcataatgcaacgcacctctgccacgagatattgtgctccgtgaaaaaatcgtccagtgctttaaatatttctacaccggtagttcgcccgggcagtggtttgcaaaaaagaaattcctcgcacatagtgccactgtcctcgtatcgcacaaatgttaacagttgcgcatcattagtaacatctgtcgtctcgtcgatttgaagggaaaacagaactgtctgaagttttgccatcagctggtctttgacatcatttgccatttccccaattcgtcttccgattgtgttgtctgacaacggaatagtttttaatttgttggcacattcttcgcttaccatagctctgcacatatctatggctgctggcaatataagctgctctgcaatggtatggggcttcttactttttgcaaccctgagagcgaccagatacgatgctttcagtgcgttttcatttatttttgcactcttcctcatggtagcctgctgtcctttgaaatcacgcaacatctgttgcatgtactcaacgggtttggccttcaagtggacgtgatgcgtctccatatgccgcgtaagtttcgacggcttcatagcttcattacagagaattgttgaacatacgaaacacagtggtacctcctctcctgctctgtctgtcgtcactgtgaatccatatttaacatattcctcattgtattttctttttcgtcttttttgcgaagttgacgcttcggaagcctgtccttgccctatcgtggcggcctgtccctctgtcgtggcagcctgaccctctgtcatggcagcctgtccctctggcactttcctcactacaaaacgatccattggtgctagatatatagctagactagtacatatgtaacaaatgtttgctgtactacaacctatcttaaaatactctcgtcggctatgcttataaatgtgtgtcaactttgctcgcaagactgtacgtcAGTGGTCTGCAACCAACGGACCGCGGTCCGGATACGGACCCAAATGCAATCCCATCCGGACCCggaataaattgttaaaatatattttgacgggagaattcattttaaaccgGAGCGTTACTTTTCCCCCTATCTGACACAACAGTGATTTTACCAGCACTACACTGAGCAAGGATTGGAAGCTACAAACCAATCGCGTGCGAGTCATACTAACCACATGGTTCAACTAGCCAATCAAATCGCCAGCTTGAACTCAGCGCGAGTTGTATGAGCAAACCGAAGCCGAGGTTTGTAGCCAGTCAGCCAGGCACAGACATACACGCAGTGTGATAAGGAAGAGAAGGTGAAAGGCAAGCGAAAAGCGATTGAAGCGAGAAACGCAGGGAGATGATACAGGAATACAGGGCGTGAGTTATAGTCAGAAGAGGTGCAAACACTATGGCGCtttcaaaaaagagaaaagtagaCGCCGAAAATAGAGCGTTCAACACGGAATGGACTGATGCATACATGTTCACAGTGTTCaaactatgccgagattttcggggggtcccatttttctctcggggggggggggcgcttgctcttgcgcttgactcagagcgcggatctcgaaaacacaaGCCTACATACGCGGACAGCACAGCTTTACGGCAATTACGCACACAggcagtgccgctgctagccattttggtgccctaagcataattccttcatgatgccccccccccccccccccccccccaataaaaaaacattatgagttgtgatgagtgagtggggaggggagggggggaggggagaggggggcaccatcggtacctttgagtagtatgcctaaaaagtgcctcatatttctgtagtctactgaaataatttcggccttataattattatgacgatttttcattaggctatttttggtggtgccccctcgacacttggtgccctacgcacagcgcgtaatgcgcgttatgggagcggcggcactgcaCACAGGctccacacctccacacacGCATCGCGTCTGCAATCATAAGGGGAAATCATGTCCGTTGGCATGCTCAAAAACAACATCGCGTCAACAATAATACCACacgcaagaaaaacacaggcaacaTAGGCCTACTCAACACATCCACCAAAGATCACTGGAAATCATGTTCACATCGGCATACACAATAAAGCAACCAATCTTGCACGGCAACAAGCgtcaacaaacaaataggcaCCACAAACATGAACGAATCCATCAGGCGTTTCCAAACCTAGCATATAGgaataattaaatgcatcatgTCTTACTTTAAAGCAAAATAGACCACAAAGGCCTTGGCTCGTCTTCCTTGGCTGTTGGTCCAGAAACCCATGACGTGGACATGCGATGACCTGATTTGATCCATGATGTGATGAAGGGTGCTGGGTCAAAACGCTCCAGTGGGGGtccatttaaatccacaaaaagtAGCGATGACAGGCTTTTCTCGCGCAGTCTGTTGCGGGTTTTACTGTCCGTATTATTGGCGGCCGAAAACCCCCTTTCACACTCTGACGAGGTTGGGAGATATGTCCTGCTTGCTGTACACAACTTTTCCAGTGTTTTGCCCGGAGCGCCACCTTGCAACTTCCAGTCACGAAACTCATCCGCTGCCTCTTTAGCCGACTTGCCTAGTGTTTTCGCTAGTTTCCGTACTTCATGTTCTCCATACATGATTAACGAGTTGCGGTCTTTTGGCCAGAAGTGCTTTTCCAGGGGTTTCAACATCTGGACAAGGTCCGACTCTGGCATGCGCATTTTAAGTCCGTCAATCACCGACTGATAGAACTGGCGCCGGTTAATTTTCTCCCTGCTCTCGGACAGTTCCACATCTTTAAACAGGCCCACGGACGCGCGTTGTTCGGCCTTCAGTGTGGATTTCCCTCCGCTCTCTTTCATGGCTGTCAGGACATCCACTGTCTGCTGAATGTGGCGAGTGGCATCCACTAGGGATAAGTCTCTCCGCTGGAGTTTTAATGATAGGCCCTGCAGCTCACGTAGCATATCTTTCATGCACGCCAGATCCATTAAAAAccctttgtgtgtgagatgtttgtATAGCCCCAGgaatttttttctctctgtgtcatttcgACCTGGATCTTCACTTGCTGTTTTGAAGTGGCGCGCTAATGCGGGGAAGTTGTTCCACACTGCTCTCACGGTGTAAAGCTACTAGCCACCCATCGTATAGTGAATATTTGTCCGATTCTCAAAACCTGCATATTGAGGTCAGCAGCCGCCTCCTCAAGCAAGCGTGCATTCTTTGCGGACTGGTGGTACAGAGCATAGAGCTtggagatgaaaatctcaaagtggttacatccagcaacCTCCTTGAGTGAGTCATGGACAGCCAATTCAAGGCGGTGGGCGAGACAGTGGATTGACTGTATGTTGGGGAAATCGCGTTTCAGCCTCGCAATCAGCCCAGTGGTTTTACCGGTGAGGACTGCAGCACCATCTGTGGCGATGCTAATGAGGTTCCGGCCCAAAAACTCGTCATCTAACCCAGCTTGGCGCAAACTCTGTCTCAAACTATTGAAAATGGATTCTGCATTTGTGCCCTGTGTCAGCTCtgcaatgtccaaaaatacattgtccACGTCTCCTTTCCCACTCACGTCACATCttacataaataatgagataGGCACGTCCGTGcactgtgctctcatcaatggtTAGGCTGattcttgaattcatttcttttatgtttgaaactaactgtcttctcatttcctgcgcaatatgaccaatcatttcagcacatgatttgtctgatttgtgcacAGGACCCACTTTTGCCCCATTCAGCTCTTGCAATTTCATTATAGCAGGTAGCTTCTGATAGGCTAGCCTTTCCTTGGCCACCATATAGGCCGATCTAAAGGACAGTGCCGTTTCTTCTGTCGCTTTGGCATTAATCGCAGTAACTCTGTTGGGTAGAATGTCCTTTTGCTTGGTTTCTGTTATCTCGACTGCCCTTCTGTGCGCGTTGCTATccctatgtttgtatatttttttacgtaACCCGAATTGTGTCTGGCTACTTACATCCCCGTGTATCCATtcctcagacaggtgtgtgccacttcccatttccgataaaagggtttttgtgtCCCGGCAGACAGAGCATCCCAACTTGCCATCCTTTGTATACAGCCAGGGGTTTCGAGACTTCCATTCTGTCCACTGCTGGCTCGTCCAGATGCTCGGGTGAGAGAGGGCCACGGACGGGGACTCACCGGCAGATAGCTCCACGCTGCCTGCTCGATCCTGCTGCATGCTCgatcctgctgcatgctgcatgctgaCCGTTGGTCCTGCTGCATGCTGACCGTGGGTCCAGCGTTTCCAGTAATGCACGTGGTTGCGGACGCTTGTCCACTGTCATCTGCTGactgaacaacatcttgttcctcagaacttttgctttttaaaaaaaatctaaaattggAAAGAGTGCCTTGCTGTCGTTTAGCCATTGCTAACGCTGACCACTTGCACTTACACGATCTGACTGAAGAcggaattattaaaaaaacactttctcaaacTTCGGCCACACCCACAACATACATTGTATCAAAATGCGCATGGGAAAGaggcacaaccacacacaaacaggcctagAATTCGTGAGAAATTATGGGGATAGACTGCAGTCgttgtcatatctgtttattttatctttgatgtaaacacaacacttctgaTATGCAAATAGTTCCTGTTACACAcgatttcaatatcaataaaacacattttgccaatattttagagaccccccaacatttcccaaatcatgttttcgggggatctcgtgtcagtttcagggggtctcggatcccccgagtccccccgtagttcggacactgcaTGTTCATTCTTCCGCCTGAGAACACGAAACCAGTGTGCCTCATATGCTCCGAAACCGTGGCACTTATTAAAAGTGCCAATGTCAAGCGTCACTATGAGACTAGGCACaaagcatttgaccaatcataCCCACCTAAGTCCGAACTCCGGGCGCAGAAAATTCGAAGTCTCACTGCCCAATATGATCAGTCCACCAGGGTATTAAGCCATGCTTTCAGCGCACAACAGCGTGCAAATGAATGTTCTCTCCGTGTTGCTTGGGTtttaggaaaacacaaaaagccctTTACAGATGCAAGTGTTGTCAAAGAGTGCATGACTGAAATAACAGAGGCGTTACTTGATGGTAAAGAAAAAGATGACCTCTGTgacaaaatagagaaaataccCCTG
Above is a genomic segment from Eleginops maclovinus isolate JMC-PN-2008 ecotype Puerto Natales chromosome 2, JC_Emac_rtc_rv5, whole genome shotgun sequence containing:
- the LOC134875342 gene encoding SCAN domain-containing protein 3-like, producing MDRFVVRKVPEGQAAMTEGQAATTEGQAATIGQGQASEASTSQKRRKRKYNEEYVKYGFTVTTDRAGEEVPLCFVCSTILCNEAMKPSKLTRHMETHHVHLKAKPVEYMQQMLRDFKGQQATMRKSAKINENALKASYLVALRVAKSKKPHTIAEQLILPAAIDMCRAMVSEECANKLKTIPLSDNTIGRRIGEMANDVKDQLMAKLQTVLFSLQIDETTDVTNDAQLLTFVRYEDSGTMCEEFLFCKPLPGRTTGVEIFKALDDFFTEHNISWQRCVALCSDGARAMSGSKTGLFAHVRRVAPGVIWTHCLIHREALASKDLSVELSGVFDVVVKTVNFIKRNALNTRLFSSLCHDLGSEHSSLLYHSEVRWLSRGAVLARVFELRGAIYEFLCEKHSDLASNFNDSYWLTKLAYLTDVFAELNKLNSSMQGRDANVMQLYEKLDAFVKKMSKWIERVESNNLAMFPSVEEYPDSTDINDTICEHLRKLVRQFAKYFTDSEEWRRDSKWILLPFSDDASVGSSLTAVEEDKLIEMSTDSVRRHMYDTQPLVKFWISCQTEFPQLAAKAMRCLLPFPTTYLCESGFSTLAYLKNKYRARLDPENDMRLSLSTISPRIDRLCGLHHAQISH